In a single window of the Cuculus canorus isolate bCucCan1 chromosome 25, bCucCan1.pri, whole genome shotgun sequence genome:
- the KRT20 gene encoding keratin, type I cytoskeletal 20: protein MAFSTRSIQWSTGTRIQPTASSASGVTSRKMVMQKLQAPSVYGGAGGSGTRISTSTSYGQGFSGNFQLSITGNDVLLAGNEKSTMQNLNDRLASYLERVRSLEKSNSLIEKQIKEWYEKNTIEIRHDYSSYFKTIQDLQNKITAAQLENARFVLQIDNAKLAADDFRLKYENEHLLKQSVESDIVGLIRVRDDLTLTKADLESQIESVNEELAFLKKNHEEDIGRLRKEVSGSVNVEVDAAPSIDLATIMENMRRQYEEMAEKYRQEAREEFEKQTEQLNQEVAIHTEELQVQKKEVTERRHFYQSLEMELQTYFNTRQSLEATLAETEARYSYQLAQIQESVANLEAQLAQLRADMEGQNSKYSILLDIKTRLEMEIATYRRLLEGEDSGHFEVETATTELEKESSKVMKIKTIVEEVVDGKVVSSQVKTVEEKM from the exons atggcATTCTCTACCCGAAGCATCCAGTGGAGCACAGGCACCCGCATCCAGCCCACGGCTTCCAGCGCCAGTGGTGTAACATCCAGGAAAATGGTCATGCAAAAGCTTCAGGCACCCAGCGTCTACGGGGGAGCTGGCGGCAGTGGCACGCGCATATCCACCAGCACCAGCTACGGACAAGGCTTCAGTGGGAACTTCCAACTTAGTATTACTGGTAATGATGTGCTGCTTGCTGGCAATGAAAAATCAACTATGCAAAACTTAAACGACCGTTTGGCTTCGTACCTTGAAAGGGTGCGTTCCCTGGAAAAGTCAAACTCCCTGATTGAAAAGCAGATCAAAGAGTGGTACGAGAAGAACACCATAGAAATCAGGCATGACTACAGCTCATACTTTAAAACAATTCAAGATCTCCAAAACAAG ATTACTGCTGCACAGTTGGAAAACGCAAGGTTTGTCCTGCAGATTGACAACGCCAAACTGGCTGCTGATGATTTTCGACTGAA GTACGAGAATGAGCACCTGCTCAAGCAAAGCGTTGAGAGTGACATTGTTGGATTGATCCGAGTTCGTGATGATTTGACTTTGACCAAAGCTGATTTGGAGTCACAGATTGAAAGTGTGAATGAAGAACTagcttttctgaagaagaaCCATGAGGAG GACATTGGCAGACTCCGCAAAGAGGTGAGTGGCTCCGTTAATGTAGAGGTGGATGCTGCTCCGAGTATTGATCTTGCAACTATTATGGAAAACATGAGGCGGCAATACGAAGAAATGGCAGAAAAGTATCGTCAAGAAGCCAGAGAAGAATTTGAAAAGCAG ACAGAGCAACTGAACCAGGAAGTAGCGATCCACACTGAAGAGCTGCAAGTCCAGAAGAAGGAGGTCACCGAGCGGAGACACTTCTACCAAAGCCTGGAGATGGAGTTACAGACCTACTTTAACACG AGACAGTCTCTAGAAGCCACTCTGGCTGAAACGGAAGCTCGTTACAGTTATCAGCTAGCCCAAATACAGGAATCGGTTGCCAATTTAGAGGCTCAACTGGCGCAACTCCGAGCTGACATGGAAGGTCAAAACAGCAAGTACAGTATATTGTTGGATATCAAGACTCGCTTGGAAATGGAGATCGCCACATACCGCCGTCTCCTGGAAGGAGAGGACAGTGG ACATTTTGAAGTGGAAACAGCTACAACAGAGCTTGAAAAAG